The region TACCCCAGCTATCCGACACACTGCATCAAGGAAAGCTTGTTCATGAACAAAAGTTTGGGGGATATGAGACCTAGTGCAGGATAGGCCTTCACCGGAAAGCTGTATTACACAACCTCATCTCACCCACGAATTTCCTTGTTCATGAACAAATTTAGACGTCTATGGAGCACTAGTGCAGGATAGGCCAATCGCCGGTAAAGTGTGCGCACACTTATAGTGAGGCTACAGCCCTTGCTAAATTGTTTATCGCTGAATGGGAGTATTTGTGGACAAGCCGAGCCGTTCCATGAACGTCCACCTAGGGACAGAGCTTAAAGCCCGCTGGACGGATTATTGCCTTGCTTTAGGCAAGTCTCCGGGGGCAGCAGTCAAAGCGGCCATTGAGCACCAACTAGCGCAAGCAGCAGCCCCTGAACTAAAGACTTACCAGCAAATCGCAGAGACTCCGACTCGCGAGCCCAAGCAACGCTTTGAAATCCTACTGACCGCCTCGGAAAAAGCAGCGATCCAAGAGCGGGCTCACCTAGAACGGTGCTCCATGCGCCGCTGGATCATCGATGCGATACGCGTCGGTTTGACCCACGAACCACAGTTTGGCATGGACGAAATCGACGCATTAGGCGAATCGAACTATCAGCTTTTGAGGCTAGGACGAAATCTCAACCAGATCGCTCGCCGTCTGAATGATGGTGAATACGAGCCAGTAACAGTGGAGAGGATCGAAGTGTTAAACGGGTTGATCCGGAAGCATACTGAAGTCGTCAGCCAGGCCATTCGCGCAAGCCTTGAACGTTGGGATATCGAAGGGACATCACTTCCACAGAAATCATCACACGTATAACTGGCAGCTGTTAAATCGGTCATATAATGCACCGAAAAAATCAGCTGCTAGCCAAGTATGAGTACTAGGATTGCGCACTGCGCAGGCCGAACAGGCACGATAAATGGACATTAACGCTGCTAAGTCGAACCTGGCCTTGGGTTGTGGATTCAACCGTTCGCGAGGGCAGCAATCGCCCGAGACTGTGTGAAAACGTTTTAGAGCAGGTTTGACAGTCAGGACGGGGCCGACAATCGCGTTCCTACGCAAATTTTCGGTCTGTTGATTAACCAAACGCTGGCAGACTTCACGTAGCAACGCAGACTTCAAAACGGCGCATGCGTTTTCACACGGCCTGGACCCGTAGCGGTCATCCCACGCCAAAACAATCACCAGACAGCAAAAGACAGTGAGCGAGGTGTGCCCTCAAGCCAATTACACGGGATTGGTTAACTGTCAGAGCGACGATGGTAGAAAAGACTGAATCTTGCAGTTCAGCCTTCTCCTTAAGTTAAAGACTGCTGTCTATAGCAGAAGCGATGGTGTCCAGTAGCTGATGAGATTTGATCTGGTCAGGATCGCCCATTAGATACTTCAGGAGTTCCTGGCTTGGCAGGGTTTCCCACTCCGAAACCGAGATTCGCTCAATCAGCGACTTACTGTCTTCCAGAAGCTTCTTCAGCGGTTGACTTTCATCCGTGTGGATCAGCGCAGCGATACGACGGGCGAGGGCATAGAGCCAGAGGTTGACCTCATGCGCACAGATGAACGATGTCCAATCGACCTGCGCGCTCAGCGGCTGGCGAATAATCCGAGCTAGATTATTAAAGATCTTGAGGAGCTCACCTGCGATGTACTGCTGATCTGCTGGCGCAAGGTGCGCGCTCAACGTAGCAAGCTCGTCGGTGAAGGCGCCATCCCCATCAAATTTGAAGTAAAGCGAACCGCCTTTGAGCGCAGATTTCCACTGGGTGGTGAGGTCCCCCAGCCATTCGCGTGACACTTGTGCAACGTCGACGACCTTTAGCCCAAGCATCGGGATCAGAAGTGACTCCAGGATCCAGGGCGTGAAGTGATGGAGCTTTCCGAGGCGACCACGCACAGGTTGGAGGATGTCTTTCAGTTGTACGTCGCTGAGCGGACTCTCGATCGAGGCAGTCAGCCTGTTAACTAAATGATGCTTGGCAGAGGAATCGGCATAGTTGGCCTCATTGATCAGCCAGCACAACGTGGTTTGCCGATCCCCGGATTGGAGCATGTCGAGCATGCCAAGGGCATCGACCGTGAAGGTGCTGGCGTTGAACGCACCCTTGAAAGCATGGACGCCTACCCAGACCAGGATATTTGCTTTACATCTCAACAATGCACCGATTTGCGACGGATCCTTATCGAATTCAAGCGACAGGCAAATGAGTTGCAGAGCCTGGACGACTAACGCACGCCTGCGGGGATCCTCATTCATTGGACTGGAGCATTCCTGATCCAGCCAATTGACAAGTGCTTGGGGCGCCTTCAACCACAGGATCTTGATGGCGTAACAGTCGCTCCAAGCGGTATCGATGGTTGAATATCCAAACACTCGTTCCGGATGGTCGTTGGAGAGTAAGAGTTCTTTGAGGTTTTTGCGTTGGTAGTAATCAAAGTCCAGGTAGCTTTTTTTGACCTTTGGCGCTAATGCGTCTTGCCGCGTTGAGCTCAGGTGCGCGAGAAGGTCGCTCCTCAGCGAATCCGGCAGTGACTTCTGGTCATCGTTGTAAAGGTGACCTGCATGTGAATGAGCCAATACAAAGCCTGCGGCGTCCCATGCTGAGTGGACGTCTGGGAGCAAAAAACCATCGTTCCAGAATTTCGAGGGAATGTCCTTGAAACGTTTTGGGGCGAGCTTGCCTTCTTCTAGGTTCCCCTTGGCTTGCATCAGATCGTGCAATTCTGATCCTGAGCGACCGGCCAGCTCTGGATCGTCCAACCACCATGCAAAGACATCTCCTGACCGTTTGTGATCAGTGAAGGACGAGCGGTGACTTAGCAGTATTGGATCGTTCTCTTCCTCCGGGCTTTCAGTGCTGGAATCGAAAATTAGCTTCGCAGTGGGCGCTTTCTTGCCGTCCGTGTGCAGAGTGCTTTGGATGATACGGTCCGCTAATACGAAAACGTTCGGCAACACGTCAAGCGGGATTGGGGTGGCCAGCAGCGGATGTTCAATGTTGGCTCGCTGTATAGAGTTGGACAAGTGGTAGCCGGCAATAGGTCGGCCATTAGCCGCCCGAATTAGGATGATCCGGTCGTGAAGTTTACTTTCCGGTACAGCAAGTACCCTCAGTTGGACGTTACCGTAGTAGCCCTTACCCCAAGCAGCGCAGCTCGCCAGCAACTTCTGGATGCGGTTTGGCTCACCTGGCGCAGCCTTGGAGTCTTCAGTGGACAGTTTCTCGGTCGTGATGATGAGATACTCGCTGGTCGCAGTGCCAAGCGTGTTGAGTAGGTCGATGCCCGCGTTTTCCATGTACGGATCGATCCAAGCAACCTGAGCGTCATGGTGCTGCTCAAAGATCTTTCGCAGCCAATCGGTCAACTGCAGACGGCTCGTTCCGCCACTCACCGATAGTGTCTGGAAAAAGCGTCCGTTGGAGGGCTTAGGCAACAGCGAACCTACATCGTCCTCGATCAGCCGATTCTGAGTGACCCAGGGATCATCGGCGTGTCCGCCGATTTCGGAGCGGTTGGGCCGGTGAGCTCGGCCAATACGGCCCGCTGCTTCAAGCTTGGTTTTCTGCTTGCCTGGTACCTGCTTCGCGAGCCAATCCATGCGACCGGTTGAGTGAACGGATTCGACGACGTGCATATTCATGTTCACGCTGCGAATGAAAAAGGAGCCAGTCTGTAGCACTAGGTTCGATTCCCCGCCGTCAGCACCGATGGCGTAGATTTCCAGGCTGTACGCGGTAGCTACTTGGTTCTTGAAGGTATCGATTGCAAAGATATGGTCTACGGGATACTCGACATCCCTAGACAGGCGAGTGATGTGCGACATTTGCGAGGCACCGTCGCTGTAGGTGTTCACTACCACCAGAAGCTCTGCAGGATCCCGCATTAGCGGCTCGAACAGTTTTAGCGAAGAGTTTTTCCCTTTGAGCTCCAGCTTAAATTTCAGACGTTCGCTCTTGGTCAGACCAGGCACACAGACGAACTCGAAATCCCCAAGGCGCCAAGCGTCCAAGGTGCCGAACTTCATACCCGTATCGGCGTCCAGCGCGTCACACGCGGCCCTGGCAAGCTTACTTTCAAACTCTTCAGCGGCAGCAAAAAGCAATGGTTTGCTCGGCGATGAGACAGCGCCAGTATTGGCACTAGCAAGGCTTGTCGGACTCAACCGTTTGATGTGGTAAAAATACAAGTCATGTGATGGAAAATGCATCACTGGCCGAGCAGTGGGTTTGCCGCCAAAGTTGACGTCTAGGACGTGTCCAACCAGTTTCGCATCTAGCTCGATATCCGCCTGGAGACTCGCTTCCCGAAGAGAAGCACCATCGAGGAAGCTTCGGACGAAAGCCTTTAGCTTGTCGGCCGACGTGTGTAGCGTCAGTCCGTGAGTTCTTACAGTGCTAGTCGCGCCAAGAAGGGTCCTGCTGCTGGTCGTACCCGTCCATTTATCTGCACAGAAGGTACCTGGCAGAGAACGTCCGTATAGAAATTTGACCTCGGTCGTGTTCTCGTGCTCGATCTCCAGTACCCAAAGTTGAGTGGCGCTGAGATTCTCGGTGTCTCCGAAGAGATCGTGTAGCCTAAAGTCAGATACTAAGGACTCGAAGTTGATAGTCATCTTACTTCCTTTTAGTGAGAGGCAAGGTAGCCACTGCCTCGTGCGGAGGCGCCTCGGCCTAACGTCTCCAAACCGACGCGCTCGATGTGTTGTTACCGGGGAGTTGGCTTGCTGGCGATGAGACCCGTGCAGACGTCAAATTCCCCGAGGCCTTACATCACAGACCGTTTGCATCTTAGTCACCGCTTGTAGAAAATCATCGTCTTTTTGCACGAATGGATACGCGCATGAAGTTCGAGAAGACCACGCAGTACAGGTCCGAGGAAGGGATCGTCTTCAATCTGTCTCAAATCACCCTCATGGAAAGCGACCGAGGTAGCCTGCGCGAGCTGCACTTTGGCGAAGCGAAACGCGCCCATTACCAAGTCAACAGCATGGTCGTCGATATGTACGACCGAATGCAGGCTCGAAACCTGCCATGCCTGCTGACAGTCTGCATTTCCAATCCCCTGACCCGGCAGCAGGCCGATGCTATCAGCACTATGCGCGGCAACGTCGCCAAGGGAATTGCTGCGGCCTCAGGTGGCGTTGCCGGGAGGGTAGGTGCGTTGGGCGGGCCGCTCATTGGCTGGGCTTCAGGTGCAGTCGTGACGACAGGTGTCAACTGGTACCTCAAAGGGGCCCTGCCGAACCTGCATGCAGGTGACGTGCTGGTCAGCATCGAGGGAGAGGTCCATGGCGGGATTGGCCCACAGCGCTCTGTCGTGACGCTGGTCATCAAGGTCTGAGGAACTGCACATTGCCCTACATCATGCAAACTGTCGTCCTTCTGGTGCTGGGCGCGATCCTCGTTCAGTTTCTGAAACCATACCCGCTGCGCAAGTGGCTGGGTTTGGCGCTGCTGGCAACGGGCTTGGTCAGCATCTTCAAGGTTGGTGAGCAGCAGGTGCTGGGCTTTGACCTGGAGCTGCTAGCACTGCTGGCCGTGCCGCTGGGCGTGGTGCTTTTCCTGACGCGGCGGCGGTTCACGGAGGGGGACTGAAGCCCTGGCACGATTTCTCGGTGCCGTCTCTGCCCCAAAATCATATGGGACAACAGTCGATCAACAGCGCTGACTTCGTCAGTGCTGCGATTCGAGCAAGCCTGGAGCGTTGGAGTATTACTCGCTAGGCTTAAATGCCTAGCATGGACAACATTTAATGCATACGCTTAGACATGCAGTCGATCCGGTACGCTTTGTTGATCGGCTTTACCGCCTCTATTACCGTACGCCTACCAAAAACGCAGCAACTTAAATTTCTTAGGACTAACCCGTGAAAGTTTCTATTAATTTAAAACAAGACTCTCAAGAAATAAAAAATATCAACCAGCAGATCAACAGCATGGTAGCGAGACACAAAGAAATATTACTTGAAAGCGTGACAAACGATCCACAAAAAATCATTATCCGTCGCTATCTAATCGTTCTGTACGAATTGTGCCAACAGGCCTGCAAGTGCTTAGACGCCAAGGCTTACTCGACGCTGGAGGCATTGAGCCGCGTAATAATTGAGCAATCGGCCAACATGCTATATGTATCTATGGATAAAGGCGATAACGCTCTGGCATTGCTTCGCAGTAGCAAGCAGCTGACAGAAAACAACGGTAAGGCTTGGTCGACTTACCTAGCGTCGCAAGGGGCAGTTAATCCCGCCGCACAAGCTAGGCAAAATTCTGGGGCCGCTATGTTAGCAAAGTTCGACAAGCGCTGGCCGAACATAGAGCGCTACCCAGGGAGTAAAGGCTTATTCCGGGCGCTAGGCTGGGAGAGTCATTACTATGCGTTTTATTCACCACTTTGCGACTCTGTCCACAGCTTTTCCGACGAAATGTCAGTACTTGTTGATCTCGGGGAACTATTTTCAATATCAATGACTGAGGGAGAAGATGCATTAATTTGCTGGAACAAAGAGAGGTTACGCTTGGCAACCTATCATTATGCGATTGCTATAGGACTACGTGCAGAGGCTTTTTCAAGATGTTGTAATTTACTAGCGCCAGACCTGACTGACGACACAGCAGAATTACTCTCCAGAACATTAAATGAATTAATAATGCGACACGATCATTTCGACCACACTAGGTTAGAGGGTGTAAACTCTGGCACTGCTACATTTGAAGAATTTCTGATAAATACCTAGATCTAGCGATATATCCCCTCGACTAGGAGGTGCCAGCTCTGCGTCAGAGCGAGTAAATCTTTTCGTGCGCGCCACTCTTCCTAATTTTCGTCGTTTCAAACGCATAGTCATTTTCGTCAAAATTACACACCGAAATAAAATGAGTGTATTTCAAACTCTTCACACGGGTCATAACTTTGCTTTTACGCAGGTCCGTCGTTTTATTCTGAACATTCATTTCAGGTGAGAAGTAATTGATCAAACCGGCCTCGGCGGCGAGCACGAGATTTTCTTCCCCTAAGCTCAGATAGTCGTTAGATTGTTTGAGGATCATGCCATCGCGAGACGCAATCGCCTCGAATCGCGGAGTGAAAAAGTACAGATAGATTTCCGCATCGTCCTCGCATTCTGCCTGGGCTTGCTGCACACGTTTGTGCCCGTCCATTCGATCAGACAGCTCCATGGCCTTGCCGATGTACATGACTTCGTATTTTTCCGGAACGTCACTGGTAACACGCAGCAGCTGATGAGCAAAGATGATATGCCTGTTTTCATCCCTGGGCATCGGGTCCGCAGGTGTCAGGAAATGGTAGGCGATCGCTCGATCCACGCGCTCCTTCTCCCCGTTTCCCGGCATGACGGCTGCGACCAAGGGCTCTCGCTTCAGCAGGCGCTCATACTCATCCGCGGACTCGACATACTGAATCATTGATTGCAGATGGGCCGGGGTCGGAAAGTATTTTTTGTTGATAGCCGGCGCGCCATGTATCAGTTGAGCAATGTCGACCTTATGCGGGCGCGACAGCATGCCCTGTGAGGCATACTTAAACACGATTTGGCACTTTTTGCTTAGACAGACACTGGAAAACCGCGCTTTACGTCGTTTGACAATAAAATAGATTCGTCCGTTTCTGAATCTCTCCACCGCCTCTAGAGGTTTCTCGAATTCGCGATACAACTTTTCGGACGTGATGAAAAACGCATCTACCAGATGAGATTTAAGAATTTTGAACGGTGGTTTTATCATGACCACTCCTTAGGCGACGCCATTACATCACAACGAGCGATTCACGGCTCGAGTTCATCGTGATAGAAAACTCCAATCTCGCTATCACTCCAAACTCTGACATGGGTCAGGCGATACCAAAACAGCTCTTGACTGAGTCTATGTGTAAAGCGAAACAGGTGACGATCAACACGAAAATTGCGGCCATAGCCAGCCATGCCGTAAGCGGCACTTTGTCTCTCCAAAAGCTAAAGCTCTTCTGGTTTGCTACCCAGTCAATTTGATACTGCCAGAAGAATTTGTAGTGCGCGTACCAGTCGCTGAATAGAATTTGCTTGCTGATGGAAGCACCATAATATTGAGATTCAAATGTAGCCAGTCGTGCCCAATAGATGGAAAAATCTGCATTTGCCGCCAACGCTTCAACCTCGCGGTACAGGTCACGCAGGCCATTGAAAATCTTGGTTATCTCCACGGCAGACTTCTCGTAGTCCGATTTCTTGGAATCGTAAACCGAGATATAAATACCGATAACGCCAAAAACCGCCATAACCGCAGAAACATTTTTGGCGGACAGTGACTCGTAGACCAGAGAAAAAATACCTACGGCCGTACCAATAAACCCAATCAATCCTGGGATCTTATCTACGATGTCATACGTAGCCCAGTGCTTGCGTCCACCAAAGCCAACGTTATAGCCCGTTTCTGCGATACTTTTGAGTAACGACGCTTGGCTCATATGTTTTCACTGATAGGTACAGTTATTTCGCTGCGAGCCACGACAACACCATCCTTGAGGATATAACACTCAACCGAGTGGTCGCCTTTAAAGCTTGTGGACTCCTGGATTGTCTCATGGCCCTGGTCGGCGGTTATGTAGCCGCGGATGCAATCTCGCTTCTCAGCTTCTTGCCCGATATTGAGAACCTTCCATTTTACGGTGTACGGATCTGGAACGTCGTTTCGAGCAATCTTGAATTTGAGTGTCTTGCGCGCCTGGAGGGGCAATCCTAGTGAAATCAATTCACTCAGCAACCGTTCTCGGAAACCTTTTTGCTCCACATCACAGTCGAGTACCAAGGGGTAGCGGACATCGATAGGGGCGAGATCCTCGATGAATTCCTCTGTGTCCCTGAAGGTATAAAGGGACTTGGCCAGTGACTCCATAGCGGCACGTGCGGCTGTACGTGTGGTCGGAAAGTCGCGACCAAATACTTTCTTCCACCGCTCCCCCTCATTTTCCTTACCCGCAGCTTCAATGGCCTTCAGGGAAAGCTCATATGCACGCTTGGCCGGCTTTTGAAATTTCTGTTTCACTTTGACGTGCTGGCGACTGCCCAGCGCCGCGTAACGTTCCTGTTGTGGAAGGTTTGATGCGTAGTAAAAGAAATCCCTGACCATGCAGTCGTATGAGGCGAAACTTTTGTCAACATAATCGTCCGTCTGCGTGAGGAAATTATGTGCCAGCGTGTCGATCAGGAGGCCCCCAATCCCGATCCCATGCTTGTTCTTCCACGCCCGAAGCATTTTGCAGAGGCGACGCAGGTTTCCATTTTGGTCATCATCGACGTCGCTGGTAGCCTTGATTTCATCTTTGGGCTTAGTGATCTTCCACGATCCGCCGTTGTACGTATCAGGATATTTGAAGCTGCCGTCGTCTTGCTTGAAAACGGGCTGAACCTCGACGTTGAAATTCTGGAACTTGACGCACACCACTAGGCGGTCAACCGTAATCGTGGTCGTGGAGTACCGTTCCTGGATTGCAGCCTTGGTATCTGAAAGCAGCTTCGATTGCCCCCCCTCCTTGTTGTACCTATCCCAATCACTGTCGGGCATGATGTACAACATATCGAGGTCGGAAACGCCTTTGATGGCTGTCCACCGGCCATACGAGCCTACTTGGAGGTTATTGGCGGTGGAATCCAACGTCCGAAAATACTTATTCAGCGAGCGTGTGATACCAGCGTAACGATCTTCAATCGTTACGTGGTTGGTGATGCGCAGATTGGATACAAAATCCTTAAAAATAACAGCAACTGACATCGGCATCCCTACTGGTCAAGTCCCCAATCACGCTCTGTTGGAGTACGAGCATAGTAGCCGACGGCTATCATAAAGGTCCATCGTCTGACATTTTAGTGGGCTACGTGGGTAAGAGCCGGCGTAACCTACTACCCATAGTCCCGCGAACGGCAAAAAATGACTGAGAGCTCATAATTGCCCGTCGACAGGAGGGTGCCGGCTAGGATCGAAGCACACTTTCGATGGACACGGGGAACAAGCAGCTACGAGATGCATCGAGCCTTTTCCAACAGCAGCGTAACCATATTGGCGAGATTCCTAGCGTCATCGATGCCTCGGTGGTACCGGCCGCTCCAAGCTAGGCCAAGCGCTTCGACTGCGGGCC is a window of Pseudomonas sp. DC1.2 DNA encoding:
- a CDS encoding SLATT domain-containing protein, producing the protein MSQASLLKSIAETGYNVGFGGRKHWATYDIVDKIPGLIGFIGTAVGIFSLVYESLSAKNVSAVMAVFGVIGIYISVYDSKKSDYEKSAVEITKIFNGLRDLYREVEALAANADFSIYWARLATFESQYYGASISKQILFSDWYAHYKFFWQYQIDWVANQKSFSFWRDKVPLTAWLAMAAIFVLIVTCFALHIDSVKSCFGIA
- a CDS encoding SMODS domain-containing nucleotidyltransferase; this encodes MSVAVIFKDFVSNLRITNHVTIEDRYAGITRSLNKYFRTLDSTANNLQVGSYGRWTAIKGVSDLDMLYIMPDSDWDRYNKEGGQSKLLSDTKAAIQERYSTTTITVDRLVVCVKFQNFNVEVQPVFKQDDGSFKYPDTYNGGSWKITKPKDEIKATSDVDDDQNGNLRRLCKMLRAWKNKHGIGIGGLLIDTLAHNFLTQTDDYVDKSFASYDCMVRDFFYYASNLPQQERYAALGSRQHVKVKQKFQKPAKRAYELSLKAIEAAGKENEGERWKKVFGRDFPTTRTAARAAMESLAKSLYTFRDTEEFIEDLAPIDVRYPLVLDCDVEQKGFRERLLSELISLGLPLQARKTLKFKIARNDVPDPYTVKWKVLNIGQEAEKRDCIRGYITADQGHETIQESTSFKGDHSVECYILKDGVVVARSEITVPISENI
- a CDS encoding DUF5677 domain-containing protein, with the protein product MKVSINLKQDSQEIKNINQQINSMVARHKEILLESVTNDPQKIIIRRYLIVLYELCQQACKCLDAKAYSTLEALSRVIIEQSANMLYVSMDKGDNALALLRSSKQLTENNGKAWSTYLASQGAVNPAAQARQNSGAAMLAKFDKRWPNIERYPGSKGLFRALGWESHYYAFYSPLCDSVHSFSDEMSVLVDLGELFSISMTEGEDALICWNKERLRLATYHYAIAIGLRAEAFSRCCNLLAPDLTDDTAELLSRTLNELIMRHDHFDHTRLEGVNSGTATFEEFLINT
- a CDS encoding plasmid mobilization protein gives rise to the protein MDKPSRSMNVHLGTELKARWTDYCLALGKSPGAAVKAAIEHQLAQAAAPELKTYQQIAETPTREPKQRFEILLTASEKAAIQERAHLERCSMRRWIIDAIRVGLTHEPQFGMDEIDALGESNYQLLRLGRNLNQIARRLNDGEYEPVTVERIEVLNGLIRKHTEVVSQAIRASLERWDIEGTSLPQKSSHV
- a CDS encoding VPA1262 family protein, with amino-acid sequence MTINFESLVSDFRLHDLFGDTENLSATQLWVLEIEHENTTEVKFLYGRSLPGTFCADKWTGTTSSRTLLGATSTVRTHGLTLHTSADKLKAFVRSFLDGASLREASLQADIELDAKLVGHVLDVNFGGKPTARPVMHFPSHDLYFYHIKRLSPTSLASANTGAVSSPSKPLLFAAAEEFESKLARAACDALDADTGMKFGTLDAWRLGDFEFVCVPGLTKSERLKFKLELKGKNSSLKLFEPLMRDPAELLVVVNTYSDGASQMSHITRLSRDVEYPVDHIFAIDTFKNQVATAYSLEIYAIGADGGESNLVLQTGSFFIRSVNMNMHVVESVHSTGRMDWLAKQVPGKQKTKLEAAGRIGRAHRPNRSEIGGHADDPWVTQNRLIEDDVGSLLPKPSNGRFFQTLSVSGGTSRLQLTDWLRKIFEQHHDAQVAWIDPYMENAGIDLLNTLGTATSEYLIITTEKLSTEDSKAAPGEPNRIQKLLASCAAWGKGYYGNVQLRVLAVPESKLHDRIILIRAANGRPIAGYHLSNSIQRANIEHPLLATPIPLDVLPNVFVLADRIIQSTLHTDGKKAPTAKLIFDSSTESPEEENDPILLSHRSSFTDHKRSGDVFAWWLDDPELAGRSGSELHDLMQAKGNLEEGKLAPKRFKDIPSKFWNDGFLLPDVHSAWDAAGFVLAHSHAGHLYNDDQKSLPDSLRSDLLAHLSSTRQDALAPKVKKSYLDFDYYQRKNLKELLLSNDHPERVFGYSTIDTAWSDCYAIKILWLKAPQALVNWLDQECSSPMNEDPRRRALVVQALQLICLSLEFDKDPSQIGALLRCKANILVWVGVHAFKGAFNASTFTVDALGMLDMLQSGDRQTTLCWLINEANYADSSAKHHLVNRLTASIESPLSDVQLKDILQPVRGRLGKLHHFTPWILESLLIPMLGLKVVDVAQVSREWLGDLTTQWKSALKGGSLYFKFDGDGAFTDELATLSAHLAPADQQYIAGELLKIFNNLARIIRQPLSAQVDWTSFICAHEVNLWLYALARRIAALIHTDESQPLKKLLEDSKSLIERISVSEWETLPSQELLKYLMGDPDQIKSHQLLDTIASAIDSSL